The Plasmodium berghei ANKA genome assembly, chromosome: 12 genome contains a region encoding:
- a CDS encoding histone RNA hairpin-binding protein, putative — MNDASSFQKFHNKFSNNELKQSQINQRLKNINLTKRLISYERYIKAIPKNKRNPNLKNDWHPETPRINKQLSVSQWNKEIKKWRKQIHAWGNMPEYVYKHICNLSIVDRNKYLSELKLLELSQVEINNLKKKNEQCSEIIVNNILLIPEQNNNTHICPKSKIIEKPFFFLPQNFSGTILNDQLIIIKQNYLEKCLYSLQQKYTPKYAHLFDAYNSLYLMERDPNLNCKKETKEQQTIIVKLNKKCNDSYENGGNENGEIKTSQDILKEYMNKQEMQALKYLHSTNTKKSSNYRKGKRHF, encoded by the coding sequence ATGAATGATGCATCAAGTTTCCAAAAATTccataataaattttcaaacAATGAATTGAAGCAATCCCAAATTAACCAAAgacttaaaaatataaatttaacaaAGCGTTTAATATCATATGAACGCTACATAAAAGCTATACCAAAAAATAAGAGAAACCCAAATCTAAAAAATGATTGGCATCCGGAAACACCTCGAATTAATAAACAATTAAGTGTATCACAATggaataaagaaataaaaaaatggagaaAACAAATACACGCATGGGGAAACATGCCTgaatatgtttataaacatatatgtaaCTTATCAATTGTAgatagaaataaatatttatcagAATTAAAATTACTAGAACTAAGTCAGGTggaaattaataatttaaaaaaaaaaaatgagcaATGTTCAGAAATTATAGTgaacaatattttattaattccTGAACAAAATAACAATACACATATTTGTCCAAAGagtaaaataatagaaaagccgtttttttttctcccTCAAAATTTTAGTGGAACTATATTAAATGACCagttaataattattaagcaaaattatttagaaAAGTGTCTATATTCATtacaacaaaaatataccCCAAAATACGCACATTTATTTGACGCATATAATAGTTTATATCTTATGGAAAGGGATCCCAAtttaaattgtaaaaaGGAGACAAAGGAGCAACAAACTATCATCGTAAAgctaaataaaaaatgcaatGACAGTTATGAAAATGGTGGCAATGAAAATGGCGAAATTAAAACTAGTCAAGATATTCTAAAagaatatatgaataagcAAGAAATGCAAGCattgaaatatttacattctacaaatacaaaaaaaagtagTAACTATAGAAAGGGGAAAAGACATTTTTAG
- a CDS encoding 50S ribosomal protein L14, mitochondrial, putative → MIQLTNALCGLWRQSIVRCADNSGVIKACIIGIGKNKWGTGKIGDRIRVSIRDKTSECGISEKTPKGIIVRRKKETKRKDGSYIKFDDNAFVMISKNKLKATKIKGPVAMETRHNCRNLARYIF, encoded by the coding sequence ATGATACAATTGACAAATGCTTTATGTGGCCTTTGGAGGCAATCTATTGTTAGGTGTGCAGATAACAGCGGTGTTATAAAGGCATGCATAATTGGAATtgggaaaaataaatgggGTACTGGAAAAATAGGAGATCGAATTAGAGTATCAATACGTGATAAAACTTCTGAATGCGGTATTTCAGAAAAAACGCCCAAAGGAATTATTGttagaagaaaaaaagaaacgAAAAGAAAAGATGGtagttatataaaatttgatgATAATGCTTTTGTTAtgatatcaaaaaataaattaaaagccacaaaaataaaaggacCAGTTGCTATGGAAACGAGGCATAATTGCAGAAATTTGGCGagatacattttttaa
- a CDS encoding V-type proton ATPase 16 kDa proteolipid subunit, putative: protein MRTCDPNSAFFGFMGIAASSIFSNLGAAFGTAKSGVGVCSVGVMRPDLIMKSILPVVMAGVLGIYGIIMSIIISGKMSPAASYSSFLGYTHLASGLIVGLSSLAAGLAIGIVGDAGVRANAQQNRLFIGMILILVFSETLALYGLIIGIYISLSDASNLCTSYTN, encoded by the exons ATGCGAACATGTGATCCAAATTCAGCCTTTTTTGGGTTTATGGGGATTGCAGCATCCTCTATTTTTTCaa ATTTGGGAGCAGCATTTGGTACTGCTAAAAGTGGAGTAGGAGTTTGTAGTGTCGGTGTAATGAGGCCAGATTTAATCATGAAATCAATTTTGCCAGTTGTTATGGCCGGAGTTCTTGGTATTTATGGAATTATTATGTCTATTATTATCTCAGGAAAAA TGTCACCTGCTGCTAGCTATTCAAGTTTTTTAGGATACACACATTTAGCATCTGGTTTAATAGTCGGATTAAGCTCATTG GCTGCTGGTTTGGCTATTGGTATTGTTGGTGATGCTGGTGTAAGAGCAAATGCACAACAAAACCGATTATTTATTGGAATGATTTTAATCTTAGTTTTCTCTGAAACTTTGGCATTATAtg GTTTAATTATTGgcatttatatttccttATCAGACGCAAGCAACCTATGTACGTCTTACACCAATTAG
- a CDS encoding protoheme IX farnesyltransferase, putative, with amino-acid sequence MPINEKKNKFVMYVRNKHSKIGWHNSFVKAKGSERVYNLQYPIYYIYNNIKNKNTLRKFVECKVNQNENIINSSIIEEGLLRFNKFVLNGKRAHSINIATQNDYTFCEKKKKKIENENKCGEENEKRGLDIPLNCSIQLIPNVNKNSYTSFIHSDKVKNETYQNYVLMNEKINMNKINSVGKMMSQSLIENSNMNKKWYEIEDDEKRKKKSNIDLVKLKIQNYLDLSKSKLTLWVTINSTFGYFMLGGNNISELLSLSCGIFLCSSSANTFNQIIEKDIDKLMNRTNKRPLACINKNISLAHAKIFGCSTAAIGCSLLYYFNNPLTSFLGLFNILLYTCLYTPLKRKTPYNTHVGSIVGSIPMLMGCAAIEQNLFIPEAWILFSIQLLWQFPHFYSLAYLYKEDYLKGKYKMFPLKDNQNGLYTARLCRPYLILLSCLPFLFFFCGYTSYMYILSSLIPNIFIYYKFQQIFQKPSKKGFRSFFKHSLWHIILLLALSSYHTQIPDKKTSVDTKRDILTNEKQIDKIPQDNINHSEHPITKFKKRLLKFCVVFS; translated from the coding sequence ATGCctataaatgaaaaaaaaaataagtttgTAATGTATGTGCGGAATAAGCATAGTAAAATAGGATGGCATAATAGTTTTGTGAAAGCAAAAGGAAGTGAAAGGGTTTACAACTTACAATACCCAATatactatatttataataacattaaaaacaaaaataccCTGAGAAAATTTGTAGAATGTAAGGTCaatcaaaatgaaaatatcataaataGTAGTATTATAGAAGAAGGGTTATTGcgttttaataaatttgtgTTAAATGGAAAGAGAGCCCATTCGATTAATATAGCTACACAAAATGATTACACtttttgtgaaaaaaaaaaaaaaaaaatagaaaatgaaaataaatgtggtgaagaaaatgaaaagagGGGTTTGGATATACCCCTAAATTGTAGCATACAATTAATACcaaatgtaaataaaaattcatatacATCGTTTATTCATTCTgataaagtaaaaaatgagacgtatcaaaattatgtaCTAATGAATGAgaaaattaatatgaataaaataaattctgTTGGAAAAATGATGTCACAAAGTTTAATAGAAAATTCtaatatgaacaaaaaatgGTACGAAATAGaagatgatgaaaaaagaaaaaaaaagtctAACATTGATTTagtgaaattaaaaatacagAATTATTTAGATTTATCAAAATCAAAATTAACTTTATGGGTAACAATAAATAGCACATTTGGATATTTCATGCTAGgtggaaataatatatctgAACTTTTGTCATTGTCATgtggaatatttttatgtagtAGCAGTGCTAATACATTTAATCaaattatagaaaaagATATTGACAAATTAATGAATAGAACAAATAAAAGACCATTAGCATgcattaataaaaatatatcattagCGCATGCAAAGATATTTGGATGTTCAACTGCTGCAATTGGGtgttcattattatattattttaataatccTTTGACATCATTTTTAGgcttatttaatattttattatatacatgttTATATACACCATTAAAGCGAAAAACACCATATAATACACATGTTGGATCTATAGTTGGGTCGATACCTATGCTAATGGGATGTGCAGCAATAGAACAAAATCTATTTATACCTGAAGCTtggattttattttcaattcaACTTTTATGGCAATTTccacatttttattcattagcatatttatataaagaagattatttaaaagggaaatataaaatgttcCCTCTTAAGGATAATCAAAATGGATTATATACAGCACGATTATGTAGAccttatttaattttattgtcTTGTCTtccctttttattttttttttgtggaTATACAtcttatatgtatattttatcatccTTAATaccaaatatatttatttattacaaatttcaacaaatttttcaaaaaccCTCTAAAAAGGGATTTCGATCATTTTTTAAGCATTCGTTATggcatattattttattattagcTTTATCTTCATATCACACTCAAATACCTGACAAAAAAACTAGTGTAGATACAAAAAGGGATATATTAACCAATGAAAAACAAATCGATAAAATTCCCCAAGATAACATTAACCATTCAGAACATCCAATCACCAAGTTTAAGAAAAgacttttaaaattttgtgTAGTCTTTTCATAG
- a CDS encoding 40S ribosomal protein S24, putative: MADQFTVRVKKYMSNPLLRRKQFALEILHPNKGTISKKDVKERLAKMYKLNNVNTIVLFGFKALFGGGRTKGFGLIYNSVDAVKKFEKKYRQIREGLITKENKPGRRAAKELKNRRKKVRGTAKTKVSGGKKK, translated from the exons atggcAGACCAATTTACAGTTCgagtaaaaaaatatatgagcAATCCCTTGTTAAGAAGAAAACAATTCGCATTAGAAATTTTACATCCAAATAAAGGGacaatatcaaaaaaagaTGTTAAAGAACGATTGGCAAAAATGTACAAATTAAACAATGTAAATACAATTGTATTATTCGGATTTAAAGCTTTATTTGGAGGCGGAAGAACTAAAGGGTTCGGATTAATTTACAATAGTGTTGACGCTGTTAAAAAGTTTGAAAAGAAATACAGGCAAATACGAGAAGGCTTAATAACAAAGGAAAACAAGCCAGGAAGAAGAGCAGCCAAGGAATTGAAAAACAGAAGAAAAAAG GTCCGAGGTACAGCAAAGACAAAAGTTTCTGGaggaaagaaaaaataa
- a CDS encoding CCR4 domain-containing protein 1, putative: MENFSKKFFPSLYKRNKGNENQLNNNNNNISNDIEENYNTNEKYNLPRQGIGTTELVSTDASEFQKNNQDVNEHSLIDLSDNCKMEKHMATLENLKSKNRENKENNNNGDINKDLSKSDIKSGDHLINDSKYRKDKISEVNLKYDEKEAEENDKQNLNFRDKNKKDTESQRNQENKKNNINEGKYDEGYEQMENEKKKINKEKIKNMDKDTNDDNSKTCIMDDRNISINGECIENMNNSKNNNIRKTPKKIKMKKIEINQNKKEIGFTKQDEIYQIKEIKKENDTNTYSPINNDINNSIILNANDKIIRNENNIGNKSVNISINTKNKNIIFNNNNNDNTNIQLIQNKHNLTYYYSGNNNQNSYMTEINNSKKHFSEFESNTYKLCNATIDTNECNNAKIKLQTIYPSNNINKNLANDNMLKHEGIKETFISNINYNNFPNHTNINIIDTIENTPTILTTDNNNHNYNQNYYTNMFNDLNYVSRLNNNYISQNSNDENLLNEPDSYNNFPFMNTKIRSLGNNALSNGHINNNIKNRYNCITDNNSNNSSNSNSKNSANIMNEFFVYNNINNVYKEPVSNNNNISNANTSHYSGQNFEHFSMGMNLDENNMHASGALANSYTYVNPFNGDNVFTCKNMDNFINSNISMFNGNITDNMSTNIYMNQTNLNFSHFNEKEINSNQQANDDFINDINYNDYDIYSVSSNYTQNNNSYSIHGINNISNNSRKSFFPNYNGNFNNDRNSFLNKNTTTNFVFNNIKRNDNINDIFDEKNKLLDVLNSAKSSIIIENDIINNNEFTSSFEKSNHGIEINENNSEKTKSGFIFDKKKDHSKKKTCTVKIKKVNAVNLGGQYGLSSNGETSKDGKSEKNEKDGERDCNKTNKANIFDVAKKKKYIAEIIRCELIWGPSKNKEPITPVENCELHPVVIIKDELGNLYDDDEINENNPIGKTVNIFYRWSRGPPRTVCFFHSQKIAHIQCTLTFRCFCSYNCFMKGFEHVHKYYKSNGSINIPSHFNLHTYGVSCSSFNWENYDENIEFDEIHYKGLINSGLINISGKETWKVIHNERNYIPCIKDVGHQIMLETMILDKRGITSSSKSNSSDSCEDNDLENSDQEKSYTKFNIDKHKIHENFDTKFVQNPKTQICTNQSNEIENIQNNDNKKLNNFKTNFIDNFNIIKEQTNIDKENQTSISQNNITQINKIYETNNTDPNISNVDDFQVSSTLDTIEATIAEPYSSTRFSIPLMCINESKKNKLRNINSDEIIEPKFSEKEGIEEKILDSDENKTLGLTTQNELTNKNKKDQIMNKKKKKGTNKKIYVLDDKVWDSINDPNIYHKIITGCCIPNIQIMQNNNNVTSFKTLNSSNTSDNQFTVMTWNILAEIYGTSEAFAHCDPYMLSWSYRKTKIIQEILNYRPDIICLQEIQNEHFLEFFKPCLSQYEYQGVYKQKTKEIFTSPSGKHKGGKYTIDGCAIFFNKKKFKFVEIYALEFSKLIKEGSVISLPKEVQKNPALSKGLLKDNIALVLLLEHVENNKIYDSEKWEKNNNPRFENRKNKKKVVIVANTHIIANPEATYVKIWQTQILVKVIEYLKINFIQKYEIIPSIIICGDFNSTPNSAVYQLLYKKKCFPTHHDINSDEHGLLEYLPMSHNLNLKSAYAISNFLSQTINTEESINNIIINNTIDLDKFEPPFTNYTSNFIGCLDYIFYNDEDLNIISTVNIPDENQLIQESQIYHLSSSALPSPIRSSDHFPLIAKFEFKFF, translated from the exons atggaGAATTTCtctaaaaaatttttcccttctttatataaaagaaataaaggTAATGAAAACCAATtgaataacaataataataatatatcaaatgatatcgaagaaaattataatacaaatgaaaaatataatttgcCACGTCAAGGAATTGGGACAACAGAATTAGTAAGTACAGATGCTTCTGagtttcaaaaaaataatcaagATGTTAATGAACATAGTTTGATTGATTTGTCGGATAATTGCAAAATGGAAAAACATATGGCTACTTTGGAAAATTTGAAAAGCAAAAATagagaaaataaagaaaataacaataatggGGATATTAACAAAGATTTATCTAAAAGCGATATAAAAAGTGGTGATCACTTAATTAACGACTCTAAATATCGAAAAGATAAAATTTCCGAagtaaatttaaaatatgatgaaaaagaaGCAGAAGAAAACGATAAACAAAACTTGAATTTTcgtgataaaaataaaaaagatacAGAATCACAACGCAATcaagaaaacaaaaaaaataatatcaatGAAGGTAAATATGATGAAGGATATGAACAAATGgagaatgaaaaaaaaaaaataaataaggaaaaaataaaaaatatggataaagatacaaatgatgataattcAAAAACTTGTATTATGGATGACAGAAATATTAGCATAAATGGGGAATGTATTGAGAATATgaataattcaaaaaataacaatattagaaaaacacccaaaaaaataaaaatgaaaaaaattgaaataaatcaaaataaaaaagaaataggTTTCACTAAACAAGatgaaatatatcaaataaaagaaatcaaaaaagaaaatgacaCAAATACCTATAGCCCAATAAATAACGATATAAACAATAGCATTATTCTAAATgcaaatgataaaataataagaaatgaaaataacaTAGGAAATAAATCTGTTAATATTTctataaatacaaaaaataaaaacataattttcaacaataataataatgataatacaaatattcaattaattcaaaataaacataatttgacatattattattcaggaaataataatcagAACTCCTATATGACggaaattaataattctaaaaaacattttagTGAATTTGAAagtaatacatataaattatgtaaCGCTACTATTGATACAAATGAATGTAATAATGCCAAAATAAAACTTCAAACTATATATCCatctaataatataaataaaaatttagcGAATGATAATATGCTAAAACATGAAGGAATAAAAGAAACATTTATtagtaatataaattataataattttccaaatcacacaaatataaatattatagatACTATTGAAAATACTCCAACCATTTTAACAACAGATAACAATaatcataattataatcaaaactattatacaaatatgtttaatgatttaaattatgtatcaagattaaataataactatatatcgcaaaatagtaatgatgaaaatttattaaatgaacCAGAttcttataataatttccCTTTCAtgaatacaaaaataagaaGTTTAGGAAATAATGCATTATCAAATGGgcacataaataataatattaaaaaccGATATAATTGCATTActgataataatagtaacaATAGCAGCAATAGtaatagtaaaaatagTGCGAACATTATGaatgaattttttgtatataataatataaataatgtatataaagaGCCAGtttcaaataataacaatatttcGAATGCTAATACTTCACATTACTCTGGTCAGAATTTTGAACATTTTTCAATGGGAATGAATTTAGATGAAAACAATATGCATGCATCTGGTGCTTTAGCTAACTCTTATACATATGTGAATCCATTTAATGGTGATAATGTATTTACttgtaaaaatatggataattttattaattctaACATCTCGATGTTTAATGGAAATATAACTGATAACATGTCaacaaacatatatatgaatcAAACCAACTTAAATTTTTCccattttaatgaaaaagaaataaactCAAATCAACAAGCAAATGatgattttataaatgatataaattataatgattatgatatatattctgTATCATCAAATTATactcaaaataataattcttaTTCTATTCAtggaataaataatatttcaaacAATTCAAGgaaatcattttttcctAACTATAATGGAAATTTTAACAATGATcgaaattcatttttaaataaaaacacaactactaattttgtttttaataatataaaaagaaatgataatataaatgatatttttgatgaaaaaaataaacttttAGATGTTTTAAATTCAGCAAAATCAAGTATtattatagaaaatgatataatcAATAATAATGAGTTTACCTCTTCATTTGAAAAATCAAATCATGGCATAGAAAtcaatgaaaataattcagaaaaaacaaaatcaggatttatatttgataagaaaaaagatcattccaaaaaaaagacaTGTACAGTTAAGATTAAAAAGGTTAATGCGGTAAATTTGGGGGGGCAATATGGGCTTAGTTCAAATGGGGAAACTTCAAAAGATGgaaaaagtgaaaaaaacgaaaaagaTGGCGAAAGAGATTGCAACAAAACGAATAAAGCTAACATTTTCGACGTTgctaaaaagaaaaaatatattgctGAAATAATTCGATGTGAATTAATATGGGGCccatcaaaaaataaagaaccCATAACTCCAGTAGAAAATTGTGAGTTACATCCAGTAGTTATTATAAAAGATGAGCTAGGAAATTTATATGATGATGAtgaaattaatgaaaataatccAATTGGAAAAAcagttaatatattttacagATGGAGTAGAGGTCCACCAAGAACagtatgtttttttcattctCAAAAAATAGCGCATATACAATGTACATTAACATTTCGTTGTTTTTGCTCatataattgttttatgAAAGGATTTGAACATgtacataaatattacaaaaGTAATGGTTCTATAAATATACCATCTCATTTTAATTTACACACATATGGGGTGTCATGTTCTTCATTTAATTGGGAAaattatgatgaaaatatagaatttGATGAAATTCATTATAAGGGTCTTATTAATTCAggtttaataaatatatctgGAAAAGAAACTTGGAAAGTTATTCACAATGAACGGAATTATATTCCTTGTATAAAAGATGTTGGGCATCAAATAATGTTAGAAACGATGATTCTTGACAAAAGGGGTATTACATCTAGTTCTAAAAGTAATTCTTCAGATAGTTGTGAAGATAACGATTTAGAAAATTCTGATCAAGAAAAATCATATACAAAATTCAATATtgataaacataaaatacatgaaaattttgataCAAAATTTGTTCAAAATCCCAAAACTCAAATATGTACCAATCAAAGTAatgaaattgaaaatatacaaaataatgataacaaaaaattaaacaattttaaaacaaattttatagatAATTTTAACATTATAAAAGAACAAACCAATATAGATAAGGAAAATCAAACTAGCATTtctcaaaataatataacacaaattaataagatatatgaaacaaataatacTGATCCTAATATTTCAAATGTTGATGATTTTCAAGTTAGTAGTACACTTGATACTATTGAAGCTACTATAGCGGAACCATATTCTTCAACTCGTTTTTCTATTCCTTTGATGTGTATAAAtgaatcaaaaaaaaacaaactaagaaatataaattcagATGAAATTATAGAACCAAAGTTTAGTGAAAAGGAAGGtattgaagaaaaaatattagattctgatgaaaataaaacacTAGGTTTAACTACACAAAATGAACTAaccaataaaaataagaaagatcaaattatgaacaaaaaaaaaaaaaaaggaacaaataaaaaaatttatgtacTAGATGATAAAGTATGGGATAGTATAAATGAtccaaatatatatcacaaaataataactgGATGTTGCATACCtaatattcaaataatgcaaaataacaataatgtAACATCTTTTAAAACTTTAAATTCGTCAAACACTTCTGATAATCAGTTTACAGTTATGACTTGGAACATATTAGCTGAAATTTATGGAACTTCTGAAGCATTTGCTCATTGTGATCCATATATGCTTTCATGGTCTTATAGAAAgacaaaaattattcaaGAAATTCTTAATTATCGTCCAGACATTATATGCTTGCAG GAAATACAAAACGAGCATTTCCTCGAATTTTTCAAACCGTGTCTGAGTCAGTACGAATATCAAGGTgtttataaacaaaaaacaaaagaaatTTTCACATCCCCTTCTGGGAAACATAAAGGGGGTAAATATACTATAGATGGGTGtgcaatattttttaacaagaaaaaattcaaatttgttgaaatatatgcattagAATTTAGTAAGCTAATAAAAGAAGGATCAGTAATTTCACTTCCAAAAGAAGTTCAAAAAAATCCAGCATTGTCAAAAGGATTATTAAAAGATAATATAGCATTGGTATTATTACTTGAACATGTggaaaataacaaaatatatgactctgaaaaatgggaaaaaaataataatccacgttttgaaaatagaaaaaataagaaaaaagtGGTAATAGTAGCAAACACACACATCATTGCCAATCCAGAAGCAACATATGTCAAAATATGGCAAACACAAATATTAGTAAAAGTTatagaatatttaaaaataaattttatacaaaaatatgaaattattccaagtattattatatgtggAGATTTTAATAGTACCCCAAACAGTGCAGTATatcaattattatataaaaaaaaatgttttccAACTCACCACGATATAAACTCAGATGAACATGGATTATTAGAATATCTTCCTATGTCACATAATTTAAATCTTAAATCTGCATATGCtatttcaaattttttatcacaAACAATAAATACAGAAGAatctataaataatattattattaacaataCAATTGATTTGGATAAATTTGAACCCCCATTTACAAATTATACTTCTAATTTTATAGGATGTTTagattatattttttataatgatgaagatttaaatattatttcgaCTGTAAATATACCAGATGAAAATCAACTAATACAAGAATCtcaaatatatcatttatcTAGTTCTGCATTACCAAGCCCAATAAGATCATCTGATCATTTCCCATTAATTGCAAAATttgaatttaaatttttctaa